GAATGCGAACCTGGCAAAGTATCCCGATTGTGCGGGCAAGACCCGCCGGCCACGCGCCGCGCTATGCCGCCCTTTCGATGTCGCGTAGCGTCTGCATGGCCATCAGCGCGTTCTCCAGCCCGCCGATGCGGTCGATGAAGTGGCTGATGGCAATCAAGTCATCGATGGCAAGTTCCGCCACATCCGCGGCGAGTTGGGCCTCCATCAGGTCCACGCAGCGGTCTTCAAAGGGAAGGTAGTGATCTTCCATCATCGGGCGGAATCCCCTGAGCAGTCTCGAAACGAAGTATGGCACTGGATAAATCGACCGGACCAGCGATCGGCTTTGAAGCAATTCGGCACGGGTCCAGTTGAGACGGTCGGATAACCTGGCGATGGCTCGCGCGCGTGGCGCAGGCGCTGGCGCACAAGCGGCGCTAGTAGCGGCGCTGCTCGCAACGACTTTCAATACACCCACGGCGCCGGCTCGCTTTCGCTGCGAGTCTTGGGACCGCTTTCGAAGCAGTGCGCAACCGCTCGCCATTGCAAACCTCGCATGTGGTTCGGATACTGCGACGATGCGCATGGGCCAGCACCAACCCACAGACGACGACCAGGCAGCGGGCGCCTGCCACGACGCCGCCGAACTGGCGCGGTTCGGCTATCGCCAGCAGCTTGCGCGCACCATGGGCTTGTTTTCCAGCTTTGCCGTCAGCTTCTCGCTGATCTCAATACTCACCGGCATCTTCACCAATTTCGGCGCTGGCCTCGCGCAAGTTGGTCCCGCGGTCATCTGGTCGTGGGTCGTTGCCGTCATCGGACAGTTGCTGGTCGCGCTGATGGTGGCCGAACTGGCGGCCCGCTTCCCGCTATCGGGCTATGGCTATCAATGGGCCACACGATTGATCGGTCCGCGCTTTGGGTACTTTGTCGGCTGGCTTCTCTTGGCGCAGTGGCTAGCTGGCTTTCCCGGCATCTGCAAGACGTTTGCCGAGCAGATCCATCTGGCGCTAGGCGCGGTGCTGGAGGCTCCGCCATCGGTCTCCTGGCTAACCGTTGGCGCCATTACCCTGGTCACACTGATCCATCTGTGGGGTATCCGACTGGCGGCGCTGGTCAACGATTTTGGTGTGGTGGCCGAAATCATCGGCGCGGCCGCCATTACGCTGGTGCTGCTGGCAATCTGGTTGGGCAGCGGCACAACGAAGATGAGCTTCCTGTTCAACAGCACCCATCTGGCCACCGGCTCGCCGGCCACCTGGCAGGCCTTTGGCCTGTCGCTCCTTTTAGGCGCCTGGTGCATCACCGGGTTTGAGGCCGCTGCCGATCTGGCCGAAGAAACCCGCAAACCGCGCGAAACCGTCCCGCGCGCGGTCATCCTCAGCGTGCTCAGTTCCGGCATTGGCGGCTTCTTGATGCTGGCGGCCTTTATTCTCTCGATTCAGAATCTCACCGAGATTCAAAAGAGCGATGCGCCGCTGGTCGAAGTGATTCACTCGCAGGTCGGTCCAACCGCCATGACGGCGCTGTTGGTGATTGTGACCGTATCCATCTTCGCCTGCGGCGTCGCTAGCATGGCGGCGGTCACTCGGTTGCTGTTCGCGCTGGCCCGCGACAACATGCTGCCCGCCTCACGGATTTTGAGTCAGGTACACAGCAAGCATCAAACCCCCACCTACGCGATCCTCACTATCTGGTTGCTCACCTGCGTGGTGGTGCTGCTGCTCGAATGGCAGCAGGCGCTCGACATCATTACCTCCATTGCCACGGTGGCTGGGTACTTGGGCTATGGCGGCATTGTTTTGGCCGGTTTGGTCGGCCTGCGCCACGCCGATTGGAGCCCGGGGTTTCAGCTTGGTCGCTGGCGAACCCTGGTCGGCGTCGTGGCGCTTGTCTGGACGGCCGTCGTGGTGGTGGCGCTGACCATTCCCAATCCGGCCGCGCCTCGTCCCTATGCGCCATTGGTAGCTACCAGCGCCGCAATTGGCGTGGGCGCCTTGTTCTACCTGCTGTGGATTCGCCAGCGCATCGCCAACGGCACGGCCGGCCCACCGCCGCTCGCCGATGATGGAATGACGGAGCCGGCTGAAATGCTAGCGGCGCCAGAGACGGTTTGAGCGCTCGCCAGTCACCGCGCGGCCGGGGCGCGACTTTCGTCCCAATCGCCCCACACATACAGTTCGGCCAGCGCACGATTGCTGTCCCAAACCGCGGCGCCCAGGCGCAAGCCATCGCCGGAAAAGCGCACCCGCCGCACCTGTCCAATGATCCCCTTCAAATCGCCTAGTCGCTGCCCAGTGGCCACATTCCATAACGGAACCACCAAGGATCCGCCAGCGGCGGCCAAGGTGCGACTGTCAGCGGAAAAGTCGGTTGAAATCGGAGCGAACCCAACAGGCAGCACATGCGCTGTTTGCCCGCTGGCGGTGTCGACGAGCTGAATCTCATGCGTCGACATGGTCACTGCCAACCAATTACCGTCGGGTGAGAATTGAAGCGATTTGACATCGCCCGCATTCAGCGGCAGCGGCAGTCGCTGTCCGGTCGTCAGATCGACCAACAACGGCTCCGCTGGCGCGGCGCAAAGCGCCACCAGTCCGTGCTCGTCGCAATATGCCAGGCGGCAGTCGCCCACGTCGCCGACGGGAGCAAGCGAAGTCAATTGGGCGCCCCAGCGACCGCTATCGGTTGCCAACATGCCGTCTGGCGACAATAGCGCGTGCGTCCCCGCCAGATGATCCACCGCGATCTGACCAGCCGAGGCATCCACCGCCGGCAGCGTGGCAGTTTCGTTCCACAATTCGAACCGCGCGGTGTTCGAGTCCTTCGCGACCAGGACGCCGGGCGCCGCGTCGTTCGGATCGAACACAATGACTCCCCGCTCTGGCGCCGGCCGCAAACGCGCGTGCCGCTGACGCACGTCCCACAGTTCCACTTGCTGACCAGGACGCCGCTGCGCCATCCAATGGAGCGTCGGCGAAATATCGATTTCATCCAATTCCCGCGCCCCCGGCGGCGGCCCCAGCGCTTTGCCAGACATCGCTTCGCCCCCCGCTGGATCAACTTCGCTCCAAAGCAGGATTTTCCCGTCGTAACTGATGGCCGCCAAACTGCTGTGCAATTGTGAAAAATCCAGGTCCTGCATGCGCGCCGCGTGCCGATGAATCAACTGCCTCGCCTCCCCCGATAGTTCATTCCACACGCGCACAGCGCCGTCGTTACACGCCGCGGCCAGCCAGCGATTGTCATCGGAGACCGCCAGCGACTGGGCATCGCTCGGCACCCCCAGCGTGGTGAATGCGCGACCTGTATGGGCGTACAAGAGCGAGATCTGAAAATCTTGCGAACCGACAATCAGCGTCGGCGAGTGTCTCATAAAGCGGAGGTCATGCGCCCCGATCGGAAGATCATTCAACAGTTGCCAGTCCGAAGTTTTCCAAATCCATGTATGACCTTTCTCGGGGCTGGAGCAAGTCGCGGCCAACAGCAATCCATGCTCACAAAAGTCGAGTCGGTTGGTGGTCATCCTTGTGGTTGGCAATGACTTCACTAGCGCATGGTCCGCTAGCGACCAGACCCGCACCTGATCATCGTTGCACCCGGTCGCAAGCCACTCTCCGCTTGGATGCAGCGCCACGCTCGTCACGGACTTCTCGTGCCTGATCGGCGGCGCTGCCTCGCGCCGCGCGCCAACATCCCAGATGCGCGCGGTCTTGTCGCAACTGACGCTCGCCAACAGTCGGCCATCGGCGCTAAACGCCAGGTCGTTGACGCATACATCGGCTCCCGGTGGGATTGCTGGCGCCAAATCGCCAACGCACTCCAGCGGATTGCCCCGCCACAGCCGAATGTGGCCATCCTTGCCGCCGGTCGCCAACAGAGCCTCAGTCGGCGACCACGCTATGGCGTAACCCTCTTGATGACGGCTGTCGACAATGCTCGGCCGCGCGCTAAACTGCCGATCGAGATAGCGCCACGCAAAATCTCGCAGGTCCACGCCAGCCGTCGAATCGCGATAGCGATCCAAAAGTCCTCGCAATCGCGGCCCGTCTCCCAATTGGTATGCGTCGAACGCCTCGCGCAAATCGACCGCGTACTCCAACTCACTATGCTGTCGCGCAGCGCTGTCAGACGTATCCACCAGCGACATCGCGGGAATAACGCCCTCACCTTCGCGCGCCGTCATTTCTCGGCGAAGCCCCCACGCGCTGTTGACGGTCGCCAGCGCCGTCATGATCGCCAGCGCCGCCATCCAGACCAATTCCGGACGCCGCCGCAGCGTCTTGACCGCGCGGCGCAGCGGCCCGGCCGGGCGCGCCACGGTCGGCCGCCCCGTCAAAAATCGATCTAAATCCTCCGCCAGTCGCTGCGCCGATGCATAGCGCCGCGCCGGTTCCTTCTCCAGGCATTTGAGACACACGGCCTCTAAATCGCGCGGAATACGGCCGGCCAACGCGCGCGGCGGTGTAGGCGATGCGCCCCGCACCAACAGCATCGTCTCGGCGCGATTCGCCCCGCCATGTGGCGGTTCGCCCGTCAGCAACTCATACAAAATTGCTCCCAGGCCATAGATATCGGTGGCCGGCCCGGCGTCGACGCCAATGGCTTGCTCTGGCGCCATGTAGCAGGCCGTGCCCAGTGGTTCGCCCGTGAACGTCAAGTCGCGCTCTTCGTTCAAGAGTTTCGCCAAGCCAAAATCGCTGATCTTTGGCGTCTCCTCGGTGGTGAGCAGGATGTTCGATGGCTTCAGGTCACGATGCAGCACGCCGCGCGAGTGCGCATGCTCAACCCCCTCGGCAATCTGTTTCACCCATCGCGCCGCTTCATCCGGCGAAATGGACTTGCCGTTAGCCCATCGCGCCAGATTGCCCCCTTCGATCAATTCCTCGACCATGAATGGCAAATTGTCGAACTCGGCCGCCTCGTGTACCTGCACGATGCATGGATGGTGCAGCCGCGCGATGCTGGCCGCCTCAATGTGTAGCCGCGCGCGAGAACGAGCGCTGGCGAATTGCCCCGCGACAATCACCTTGATCGCCACCTCGCGCCCCAACGACAACTGAGTGCCCCGGTAGACGATGCTGGTGCCGCCGCGCCCTAGCACTTCGTGAATCTCATAACCAGGAATCGCCGGATAGCGCTCCGCGCGCTTGCTGACAACGCGATTCACCGCATCCAGCGCGTCCAGGCGGCGCTGTAACTCTTGCGCCAGCTCGCCAGATGCGCGACACGCATTGGTCAATAGTGGATCAAGCGCCACCAGCTCCGCGAAGGTCTCTTCCGCGTATTGCTCGCGCAGCGACTCCAACCGATCGAGCAAGCTGTCGATCGAAGGATCGTCCGCCGCTCTCAAGTCGATGTCGATGCTCATAGACAAGTCATCCGCCGTCAAGGAATCTCGCGCGCTTGGATCTACAGGAGCGGCATTTCGCCCGCCAACGCGTCGTGCAGCCGCAATCGCGCCCGCCGCCAGCGACGTCCTACGGTCTTCTCGGCCACGCCCAACAGCACCGCCACCTCCGCCTGCGGCAAATCGTGTAACCAAACGAGGTCGACTACCTGCCGCTCCTCGTCCGGCAGTCCATCAATCGCGCCATACAGCCGGCCCCAGCGTTCGGCCTGATCGAGCCGTCCTTCAGGGCCCGGCTGACGATCGAGCGCCTCCGCTTCAGAACTGCGACCATCGACCGATGGAGCATCGCTCAAGTAGTTGGCGCCCCAGCCCGTGGGACCATAATAGTGTCGCGCCAAGTCGATGAGCGCGTGCCGCATATTCTGCGCGGCAAAGGCCAGGAACATCGCCGTGTTCGTCGCGCGCAAGTCAGAGAGTCGCCGCGTCAGCCGCAGCAGCGTTTGTTGCAGCACGTCGTCGGTTCTTTCCCAACGGCGAAGGCAGTTGCCGCGCAACATCCGCGACGCCAGATTGCGCAGTCGTGACTCGGCGAATCGAATGAGCTCCTCGCGCGCGCGATCGTCTCCATCGGCGAGCCGCTCAATCAGATGTGTCACGCGCGAAGTATCGGCCGCAATGGCCATCGTCCTGCCCTTGAATCCCGAAGCCAACAGTGCATGGTGTCGATCTGCCCCGTGCCCCATTGCCGCCCCGTTGCTGCGTGACCATTTCCCTCTGGCCTACCCCCTATTAGAGCATTAGATGATGCTACCGCAGCGGGGGAAATAGTTCAAAGAGAATCTCGACAATCAAGTCCAAAAAAATGGACCCACGCATCCGTTTCGCCGTCCGCCAAGGCGCTCGGTACAATGACGCCGCGCTAGTCGCCTCTTAGTAGGACTCAACAAATGGCCATCGATCAATCCCGGCGCGACACCGGCAAAGTTCGCGGACGTCGCAAGCTTCGCTATCAATCGTTCGACGAGGTGTTGGCCGAAGCCCGGCGTCTGCACGCTACTCCACATCGGCAACTCGGCAACTGGACCTTGCCGATGATCCTCCAGCACCTGGCCAACGGCATTCACGGCTCCATCGACGGGGGCACGTTCAACGTCAAGTGGTATTACAAGCTGATCGGCCCCTATGTCATCAAGCCCATGCTGGTCAAAGGGCCGTTCCCGGCGGGATTCCGTTTGCCACGCGCTGCCGAGGCGCGACTCGTGGCCCAGCCCGACGTCGACTACGACGCCGCGATGACAGCGCTAGAACAAGCCGTCGAGCGATTAAAGCGCGAACCCCAGCGCGGCAAGCACCCCGTGGCGGGCAAGCTCACCCGCGACGAATGGGACCAGTTCCACCTGCGCCACGCCGAGATGCATCTCAGCTTCTTGGTCGACCAATAGCGCCGACTATCGCTCCAGTCGGGCGACAATTTGCATTAGTCGACTTCGCACCGCGGACAAATCTTCAAATTGGCGATCTTCCATAAACAGCCATTGGATCCAACTCAGTCCCGACAACACAACTCCCGAGCGATCGAAAATGCTCACCAGCGCCCGCTCCACTTCCGATAACGGCCGCAGCCGCTCATAAGCGATCATCGCCGTTTGCCATTGGGCACGGTCGTTGCCGACCAGGCTTCCCGTCAATCGCGCCACGTCGCCTGCCACACTTTCAAAGCGCAGCGCTCCAAAATCGACAATGCCCGCAACGCGATCATCTGCAAACAGCACATGATCGTGCCAGATATCGCGAATCGCTGGCTGGAGCGGAACCACCATGGCCTGCGCATCTCGCAACTCGCGCTGGATGGCGCCAAGCCGCTGCGCAGCCACGCCCAAAATCCGTGCGGGCAAATCTCCCAGCTCACCCAATGGGCATTGGACCGTCGCGCGACGTAACAGTTCCAACTCGCCCCCCAAGAGCCGCGCGGTCCACTCGCGCCGCTCTGCCAGTCCAGGGCTTGGCCCGGCCGCATGCGGCTCAAAGTCCGCAACCGCCACATGAAACCGAGCCAGAGTCTCCAAGGCGGCCACCAGCCGATCGGACGTTGGCCGATCATGAAAATCGGCCCTGCCAGGCAGCCAGGGGGTCAACTCCCACAAGTGCCCCCGCCAACGAACAAATGATTCCCCGCTGGCCGTAACTACCGGCAGGGGCAACTGGGTAAAACCTTTTGCCCCCGCATGCCGTAGGACGGAGTGTACGAGCTGAAGTCGGCTCGGCGTGGGATGCTCTAGTGGCCATTGCCGTAGACACCAATGCCCTGCCGGCGACTGCCAACGCCAGAAGCGAGCCCCGCTGAAACCGCCCGCCGAACCGAGGAACTCCGTCTCGCTTGGCAGGCAATGCGGCGGCCAAAACCTTGTCACCAACTCCCGAATCGGTGTCTCGTCATTCATCGATCGTGGATTTCGCTATCCGATTCAACGAGCCCGTCACGCAAGATTTGTGCGAATCACCAACATGCCCCTACGAGTAAATGGTCTACCATCTGCGGGGAAGGGCCGTTCGCTGGTCCAATTCCATTGAGCCGATGAACAACTTTCAATTTGAGCAAGAAGGGAAGCCTAGTCTATATTTGACGGTTATTCCGCCGATTCGCCATTCGCCAGGAATCTAGATCAGCGGCAGCGCCGGTTACCGAGGCGCCGCGACGCCGTTTCCGTTTTGCTCGACGTAGTCTATCGAGGCCCCTCGCGCGCTGCTCGCCCGTAGTCGCTCGTGGCGCGAATTTTCTATCTCCGCACAAGAAAGTCTTCGAGATGAAGAAGCTGATTCTGACCGCCTTTGCCTGTCTTTCGATTTTCGCCTGGCAACCTGCCTCGGCTTGGGCCGACGACGCCAAGCCCGACTCCAAAACCGAGGAGAAGGACGAAAAGGGCAAGGACGAGGAAAAGAAAGACAAGTATCCTCCGTTCGCCGAAGTGACCAAGG
This sequence is a window from Pirellulales bacterium. Protein-coding genes within it:
- a CDS encoding APC family permease; the encoded protein is MGQHQPTDDDQAAGACHDAAELARFGYRQQLARTMGLFSSFAVSFSLISILTGIFTNFGAGLAQVGPAVIWSWVVAVIGQLLVALMVAELAARFPLSGYGYQWATRLIGPRFGYFVGWLLLAQWLAGFPGICKTFAEQIHLALGAVLEAPPSVSWLTVGAITLVTLIHLWGIRLAALVNDFGVVAEIIGAAAITLVLLAIWLGSGTTKMSFLFNSTHLATGSPATWQAFGLSLLLGAWCITGFEAAADLAEETRKPRETVPRAVILSVLSSGIGGFLMLAAFILSIQNLTEIQKSDAPLVEVIHSQVGPTAMTALLVIVTVSIFACGVASMAAVTRLLFALARDNMLPASRILSQVHSKHQTPTYAILTIWLLTCVVVLLLEWQQALDIITSIATVAGYLGYGGIVLAGLVGLRHADWSPGFQLGRWRTLVGVVALVWTAVVVVALTIPNPAAPRPYAPLVATSAAIGVGALFYLLWIRQRIANGTAGPPPLADDGMTEPAEMLAAPETV
- a CDS encoding protein kinase; the encoded protein is MSIDIDLRAADDPSIDSLLDRLESLREQYAEETFAELVALDPLLTNACRASGELAQELQRRLDALDAVNRVVSKRAERYPAIPGYEIHEVLGRGGTSIVYRGTQLSLGREVAIKVIVAGQFASARSRARLHIEAASIARLHHPCIVQVHEAAEFDNLPFMVEELIEGGNLARWANGKSISPDEAARWVKQIAEGVEHAHSRGVLHRDLKPSNILLTTEETPKISDFGLAKLLNEERDLTFTGEPLGTACYMAPEQAIGVDAGPATDIYGLGAILYELLTGEPPHGGANRAETMLLVRGASPTPPRALAGRIPRDLEAVCLKCLEKEPARRYASAQRLAEDLDRFLTGRPTVARPAGPLRRAVKTLRRRPELVWMAALAIMTALATVNSAWGLRREMTAREGEGVIPAMSLVDTSDSAARQHSELEYAVDLREAFDAYQLGDGPRLRGLLDRYRDSTAGVDLRDFAWRYLDRQFSARPSIVDSRHQEGYAIAWSPTEALLATGGKDGHIRLWRGNPLECVGDLAPAIPPGADVCVNDLAFSADGRLLASVSCDKTARIWDVGARREAAPPIRHEKSVTSVALHPSGEWLATGCNDDQVRVWSLADHALVKSLPTTRMTTNRLDFCEHGLLLAATCSSPEKGHTWIWKTSDWQLLNDLPIGAHDLRFMRHSPTLIVGSQDFQISLLYAHTGRAFTTLGVPSDAQSLAVSDDNRWLAAACNDGAVRVWNELSGEARQLIHRHAARMQDLDFSQLHSSLAAISYDGKILLWSEVDPAGGEAMSGKALGPPPGARELDEIDISPTLHWMAQRRPGQQVELWDVRQRHARLRPAPERGVIVFDPNDAAPGVLVAKDSNTARFELWNETATLPAVDASAGQIAVDHLAGTHALLSPDGMLATDSGRWGAQLTSLAPVGDVGDCRLAYCDEHGLVALCAAPAEPLLVDLTTGQRLPLPLNAGDVKSLQFSPDGNWLAVTMSTHEIQLVDTASGQTAHVLPVGFAPISTDFSADSRTLAAAGGSLVVPLWNVATGQRLGDLKGIIGQVRRVRFSGDGLRLGAAVWDSNRALAELYVWGDWDESRAPAAR
- a CDS encoding sigma-70 family RNA polymerase sigma factor, which codes for MAIAADTSRVTHLIERLADGDDRAREELIRFAESRLRNLASRMLRGNCLRRWERTDDVLQQTLLRLTRRLSDLRATNTAMFLAFAAQNMRHALIDLARHYYGPTGWGANYLSDAPSVDGRSSEAEALDRQPGPEGRLDQAERWGRLYGAIDGLPDEERQVVDLVWLHDLPQAEVAVLLGVAEKTVGRRWRRARLRLHDALAGEMPLL
- a CDS encoding DUF1569 domain-containing protein produces the protein MAIDQSRRDTGKVRGRRKLRYQSFDEVLAEARRLHATPHRQLGNWTLPMILQHLANGIHGSIDGGTFNVKWYYKLIGPYVIKPMLVKGPFPAGFRLPRAAEARLVAQPDVDYDAAMTALEQAVERLKREPQRGKHPVAGKLTRDEWDQFHLRHAEMHLSFLVDQ
- a CDS encoding phosphotransferase, which encodes MNDETPIRELVTRFWPPHCLPSETEFLGSAGGFSGARFWRWQSPAGHWCLRQWPLEHPTPSRLQLVHSVLRHAGAKGFTQLPLPVVTASGESFVRWRGHLWELTPWLPGRADFHDRPTSDRLVAALETLARFHVAVADFEPHAAGPSPGLAERREWTARLLGGELELLRRATVQCPLGELGDLPARILGVAAQRLGAIQRELRDAQAMVVPLQPAIRDIWHDHVLFADDRVAGIVDFGALRFESVAGDVARLTGSLVGNDRAQWQTAMIAYERLRPLSEVERALVSIFDRSGVVLSGLSWIQWLFMEDRQFEDLSAVRSRLMQIVARLER